A stretch of DNA from Roseofilum reptotaenium CS-1145:
TACGGCTTCTTGTGCTTATATCAATATAGTGAGTGCGATCGCCATTGGAGTCATCTCTGGAACCATTGTTGTATTTTCCGTAGTGTATTTGGAACAATGGCACATTGATGATCCAGTAGGAGCGCTTTCTGTCCATTTGGTCTGTGGGATTTGGGGAACATTGGCCCTGGGATTATTTAGTATAGGACCCGATGTTTATCCTTGGTATAGTGACGTTGGGGGGCCGTTGGCGGGATTGTTTTTTGGGGGCGGTTATTCTCAGTTGTTGAATCAATTGTTAGGGGTATTAGCTGTTGGATTTGCCATGATTGCCTTTAGTTTGCTGTTATGGTTGACCTTGAGTTTTACCGTGGGGATACGAGTGAGTCCAATGGAAGAATTAGAGGGCTTAGATCTGAGCGAGCATAGTATGGAAGCCTATAGTGGATTTATGAAAGAGCAGGAGAGAGGAAGATAGGGGAACAGGGGAATACGCAGAATGACATGATTTAATGCAATACAAATACGATAGGACTCGGATCAATGGATTGGGATGGCTGGTTTAAACGGATTGAAGATCTGGTAATGCTCCATTCTCCAAGTGGAGTAGAAGGGGAGATGAATGCGTTTCTCTTAGACGAGTTTGAGCGTCTGGGAGTGAAGCCAGAAGTGGATTTGGCAGATAATGTAATTGCCAAAATTCCGGGTCAAGATTCGAGCCGAGCGATCGCCATTACGGCCCATAAAGATGAAATTGGTGCGATTGTCAAGCGAATCAAACCGGAGGGACGGTTAGAGGTGGCTCGACTTGGAGGCTCGTTTCCTTGGGTATATGGGGAGGGGATTGTGGATATTTTAGGCGATCGCCAGACCATTTCGGGTATCCTCAGTTTTGGCTCTCGCCATGTTTCCCATGAGTCCCCCCAAAAGGTACAGCAGGAAACTAAACCAGTCGAGTGGGAAAAAGTTTGGATAGAAACCAAACTCAGTAAGGAGGCGTTACGGGAGGCTGGGGTGCGTCCAGGAACTCGTGTAGTTGTCGGAAAACACCGTAAGCGAGCCATCCGATTAAATGATTATATTGCCAGTTATACCTTAGATAATAAGGCTTCGGTGGCCATTCTCTTGGGTCTGGCCGAGCGCGTTAAAGAACCTCCCATAGATGTCTATTTAGTTGCTTCAGCCAAGGAAGAAGTAGGCGCGATCGGAGCCTTATTTTTCAGTCAACGTCATCAGTTAGAAGCCTTAATTGCCCTAGAAATTTGTCCTTTAGCGCCAGAATATCCCCTCACTGACGGCGTAGCTCCAGTTCTGCTCTCCCAAGATAGTTATGGTCTCTACGATGAAGATTTAAATCAGCAGTTACAAAAAGCGGCTGAAGCCACACAAATTCCCATCCAACGAGCTGTTTTAAGTGGTTTTGGCAGTGATGCATCCATTGCGATGAAACTCGGTCATATCGGCCGTGGAGCCTGTTTGGGCTTCCCAACTCAGAATACCCATGGCTATGAAATTGCCCATTTAGGGGCGATTAGTAATTGTCTAGAAATTTTAGTGAATTACTGTCAGAAGTGTTGAATGTAAAAACGAGTGCAACGGAAGTTAACGAAAGTCTTTGAAGTTACGCCAGCATTTCTAATAGGGAAACTTTTAGGGTCGGTAAAGGGGGCAAATGGCGATCGCCAGACCTGGAGCTAATCTCCTAAACCCTAAAAGGATTTAGGGTCTAGCATTTCATCCGCTTGTTTGGCCACAGCTAACCGCCCTCGATAGCGACAGTGCACCACCTCAATGGGAAGATGGGGCGCTCTTCACGGATGAGTTGCACCGCCTCTGAGAGTCCTTTTAATACCGCCGGTTCATTGAGGGTGGGAATCAGAACGCGATCGCTTCAAGAGCAGATTCAGGATACTATTTTACCTGTAATTACAGAAAAAAGCGCTCAAAAATGACAGGAAAAGTAGCGATTCAAGAACTGGCAATTGCCATAGCCGCCCCCGACTCCAACCCCATCCTACTCACCCCCACATTCCTCAAAGGTAGTGGCATTATCCCCCCAGAATGGGAACTGTCCTCCTCCCCTCGACTCACACCACAAATGGCACAAGTGAGCTTCACCAACGGCATCAACCTGATTGCCCAAGCCGGTACCATGAGCTTCTTACAATCGATTCCCATCGAAGGAGACCTCAGTGATATCCACATTTCCCAACTTGCCATTAAATACATCAACGTTCTACCCCAACTCGACTATAGCGCCATAGCCATTAACCCCCGTTCCTTCCTCACCTTCCCCGATGAACCAGAAGAAGGGGCGCGCAACTATATCCACCATCTCTTTGCTCCTGCGCCTTGGCTCAATGCCGCAGACGAACCCATGAAAGCCAATCTTAACTTGACCACCACATTGGGCAAGCAAAAATTTAATCTCACCATTAATGAAGTTAAGTTACAACGCAACGAAGAAGACCCGCAAATGGCCGTCCTCTTTTCCGGTAATTTCCCCTATCCTCTAGAAGGAGAGAGCAGTGGAGAGAAACACGAGAAGTTGCACCAGTGTATTGGACAATGGATGCCCAAGTGGGAACGTTATCGTCAGCTCGTAGAGCAGTTTACAGCTCTTTGTCCTTCGTAGTGGAAAAGGGGCACCTGGGAGTTAGGAGTCAGGAATTGATGGGGGGAGGGGAGTAAGGAGTCATTAAGGAGTCAGAAGTCAAAAATCAAACTGACTAACGCCTAACCCAGGCTTTTAGGTTCAGTAGAATTACGTTTTTTAGGAGAATCTAGCTATAAGAGTCACGTAATTTCTACAATTGACCCTAGCTTTTGCCTTGTGGGAAAATCCCTCTCAAATGAAAAACGGCTGAGTTGGACATTGAGGTGCTGGGAGGAAAGAATGAATTTTTTCAAAAAATTATTCGGTCAAAACCGAGTCAAAGCCAATCAACGCCATAGTGAAAACTCCCAGACCTTCATTCTCGAACCCATCCTCACCCCTTCAGCTCTAATTGATATCGAAACGGGGGAAGAAACCCCCGATCTCGACTCAGAACTCCTGGCAGATATAGCTCCTTCAAATCCAGAAGAACTCGAGAGAACAGAAGAGTCATTGAGTGAAGAAGGGGAAACCTTAGAGAATCCCTTAGAAGTCGAAGAAACGGTTGATGAAATAGAAGAAGAACTCCCCTTTTTTACCTCCCTGCCAGAAAGTATTAGTAGGGAAGAAGTAGAGGGAGAGTTAAATTTAGAAAATGATCCCTTAGAGCCGGAAGAACTCTCCTTACCCTCTGAGGTTAGGGATTCAATAGAGTCAGAAGAGGAAGAACTCTCTCCCACAGAAACTGAACAGAGCGCAGCAGAAATAACCGATGATGCTCTCTTATCAGAAGATAGAGAAGCCGAACAAGAGAGTGAAGAAAACCTGGGGAGCGATCGGATAACTCAAGCAGCAGAAGCCAGGATAGAACCGGAATACTTGGATGTTGATCGAGGCTATTTCCTTGTTGGAGAGAGCGGAGAAATCCAAGTCAATTTTATCTTAGATGGCGGCAAATATAAAGGAGAAGTTGGCATATTTAGCTTGCGAGAGATGGGAGATATAGAACTAGATACTCCGGAATTTATCTCTGAAGCAGCCAAGCGGGTATTATCCGACTCAGACTGGGGACAAATCGCCATTAGCGATCGCACAGAAGGCGCTTTGCTCGACGAGAAAGTAGAATCAAGGAACTGGAACAGTGGCCAATACCAGGGAGAAAAAACCCTTACCTTTCAACCCGGCGATCGCCTGGGAATCATGTTAGTGCCCAAAGGGAGCATTCAGCAAGTCTTAAACAACCCACA
This window harbors:
- a CDS encoding M42 family metallopeptidase is translated as MDWDGWFKRIEDLVMLHSPSGVEGEMNAFLLDEFERLGVKPEVDLADNVIAKIPGQDSSRAIAITAHKDEIGAIVKRIKPEGRLEVARLGGSFPWVYGEGIVDILGDRQTISGILSFGSRHVSHESPQKVQQETKPVEWEKVWIETKLSKEALREAGVRPGTRVVVGKHRKRAIRLNDYIASYTLDNKASVAILLGLAERVKEPPIDVYLVASAKEEVGAIGALFFSQRHQLEALIALEICPLAPEYPLTDGVAPVLLSQDSYGLYDEDLNQQLQKAAEATQIPIQRAVLSGFGSDASIAMKLGHIGRGACLGFPTQNTHGYEIAHLGAISNCLEILVNYCQKC
- a CDS encoding Ig-like domain-containing protein, with protein sequence MNFFKKLFGQNRVKANQRHSENSQTFILEPILTPSALIDIETGEETPDLDSELLADIAPSNPEELERTEESLSEEGETLENPLEVEETVDEIEEELPFFTSLPESISREEVEGELNLENDPLEPEELSLPSEVRDSIESEEEELSPTETEQSAAEITDDALLSEDREAEQESEENLGSDRITQAAEARIEPEYLDVDRGYFLVGESGEIQVNFILDGGKYKGEVGIFSLREMGDIELDTPEFISEAAKRVLSDSDWGQIAISDRTEGALLDEKVESRNWNSGQYQGEKTLTFQPGDRLGIMLVPKGSIQQVLNNPQATGARAPLFSLEGTALVKIGEDSCGYGFEDIALDRKSDRDYNDIIFTLKGATPVGISPIENLIDADANWQETEAGERILEELHCPHAADEEAPMVETQLLNDSGLSSSDRITNDPSITGSVTDESAIEQLQISLDGTNFNEITTSLEEDGSFTLDKEALNSLNGEILAEGEHTLSVQATDEYGNTSEITEISFILDTSAPEIQLNLESLT